GATGGAAAGGATCACAACTTGGTAAGACTAGGTAGAAATCAATATCACATTGTTCttactgatctttttttcctggagatatatcagaaaagaaattatccaTGTAAATTTTACCCCCCTTCTTGAATATCTTTCACATACTGTTAGTACAGCTGTAAGCACAGGAAAAGTCCCTAACTTTCCCAACTTCCTTTCTAGGCTTTCCTTTGTGGGTTTGAGAGCAATTTtggtttttctccatttcagtgTTTCCTGTGGATGCTTGATCAGCTTTTGCCTGCACAAGAGTTTCTGATTTTGCTGTAAGTTTAAATAGGTGCTAGATAATTTGAATTAACCGAATCATTCCACAGATCTGTTCAGATCACTTGCACAAACAGGGAGAACTGCTTGTATTGTCATTGGGCAGGACTTGCAATGGTGATTTTTAACAGCAGTTGACTGGGAATGTTTTGATACTAGGATGAATCCCATATAGCTGATAATTTGTTTCCAAGAGCTACCTGTTTTTTTGTTAAACTCTGTAAATTGTTTTCCATGCTTATTTGATCAAAGAAACTCTGATATCTAGGTGCATACTGGCAAGTTGGTAATGTTAAGGACTAAGTCTATTTAAAGATGtagattatttatttactagTGACAGGTACTGCTCCAGGGGCTATAGCTGGAACAGGCCAAACTAAAGAAGTCCCACATTCACACCGGAATGTGACCATGTCTGAAAAGAGAAACTGTAGAGGTGTAGACATGCCTAGAGTTCAGCCatagcaccaaaaaaaaaaaggggggggggggggagttgtgGCATTATGGAACGCTCTGAGCTACTTTCAGGGGACAAAAACGATTATTCTCTGAAGTTGACTTTACCCTGCTGATGATAATTTACTTGGGCTCCTCCTAGtcaatggaaaaagaagagttCTGTAAAGGACTTTAGTTTAGCTGTTCTGCCTATAGAGAGACTTTGACCACCAGCTAGACTGGTTTCACCAAACAGAAATTAACCCTTGAGAATATCCCCCAGAGTGTATCACAAACCATTATAAAGTCAAATTCATACAGCGTTGGGACAGAAGATCTGAAAAGATCCTTTCATTCTTCCGTCCTCTTAAAGGAACATTGCTGAGATTTAGAGCAAGGTAAATGCTAGAGCAAGCCCTATGTGAAATTGCTTGCTGCTTTCACCATGACAGATAACTTCCCCAGAACTCATTGTTCAGCCCATGAAGCTGCAAATTTGCATTTCACAATGTACATACacaagagattattttttctctgtgggTGGTTTCATTTCCTCTCTGAACAACAATTCAAAGATCATTTTTTGCTTATAAGATAAATCAGCATTCCAAGGAATAATTCCAGGTGTTCTTAAAGGCactatttttacaaaaattgttttcatggACTTTGTCCACACCGAGAGCAACCATGCTATTAAACATTGGTAGCCACTGTAGTGCTCGAGGTGAACACGCTGGCCTTGTCCTTAGCACACTAGCCATAGATCCAGTCCTTCAGAATCCTGGAGGACCAGGGTGGAGGAGCATATCACGAAGTGCAGCTGTCTCAGTGTGGTAACAGCCACGGCTGAAATCTCATGCAAGGAGAATTGAATGCctagagagggaaggaaaaaaactcaaCAAAACCCCCACTTCATAAACTTAATACTAATCCTCTATATTTCTTAGTCTGTATGCACATCTGATAAAGAATTTATTATTAACAATGAAAAAACCTGATGAATcacttgtctttatttttcccatgtgCCTAGGCTGTACGTTGCATATCGCTGCCCAACCGATTAACATGGAGAATGCAAGCAGTGTGAAGGAATTCATTCTTCTGGGCCTCTCAGAGAATCAAGGGGtgcagaaaatatgttttgtgaTGTTTCTGTTCTTCTATATGATTACTGTGCCAGCAAATCTGCTCATTGTTATCACTGTAATTAGCAGTCAACGTCTGAACTCCCCCAtgtatttcttcctctgctaCTTGTCCTTTGTAGATATCTGTTACTCTTCTGCCACAGCTCCCAAAATGATTGCTGACTTTCTCgttgaaaataaaaccatctcCTTTGTGGGTTGCATAGCACAGCTGTTTGCGGTACATTTCTTTGGCTGCACAGAGATCTTCATCCTCACAGTGATGGCCTACGATCGCTGCATTGCCATCTGCAGACCTCTCCACTACACCACCCTCATGACCAGGCATGTGTGTGGCTGGATGGTCATCGGCTCGTGGGTAGGAGGCTTCATGCACTCTGTAGTGCAGACTCTTCTAACCACACAGCTCCCCTTCTGTGGCCCTAACAAAATTGACCACTACTTCTGTGATGTCCACCCCCTACTACAACTGGCCTGTACCGACACGTATGCTGTGGGCATCATTGTCGTTGTCAACAGCGGAATGATAACTCTGAGCTGTTTCTTCATCCTGGTCATGTCCTATGTTTTCATCCTGGTTTCCTTGAAAAGTCAAACATCCAAAGGATGGCATAAGGCCCTCTCCACCTGTGGGTCCCACATCACTGTGGTGATTCTGTTCTTCGGGCCATGCATGTTCATCTACATGCGTCCGTCCAGCAATCTATTGAAGGACAAGAGCATGGCAGTGTTTTACACTGTCATCGCACCCATGCTGAACCCACTCATCTACACGCTAAGAAATGAGGAGGTAAAGAGTGCCATGAGAAAACTGTGGAGTAGAAAAGTGGgaagtgaaaatggaaaagtgtAGAACTGTGGTAACATTTCCAAAGGTTTGGAGAAAATCAAGCATCTTTCACTATAATGTCTTTTGTGAAAATTCCCCAAGAACTGCCTTTCAAAGAAAAGCTTGCTGTTAGCTCCTGTTGTAATTAGGAAGACAGTGAAGGTTCATCTTTTGATTTGAAAGACATTGTGAACTCTGTGACAAGCAGGCAtcccccttctcttcccttgttAACTAGCGCAGGCCTGGGGCTCCTAAGCActaactgaaacatcagtgttcAAATAAATACTatcaaaaatactgaaaatgttgTCTAGGAAGAGCATCCCATTATTCAGGCATAAACTTTCAGACGAACTCCATCTGCTCTGTAATTCATTTGGCTGGGAAAGAGAGGACTATGGTCACCTGCTGCTGGAAACAGTCATACCAAACCAAAGGAGGCCCTTTTCTGCTTGCAGTAAATGCCTTTTTATGAGAACCACCTTGTGCTATCTTGAATCCATGGGTTAGCAATTAAAAACCTGATATTAGGTGTTAGTTGGGTCATTTGCTGATGTAGGTAGCAGGAGGAGAagcttctccccttcccctgccagtGCAACAAATCCTTTCTGCAATGTCCAAAGTCAGGTTGgttggggctttgagcaacctgatcaagtgaaagatgtccctgcccgtggcggggggggttggactagatgatcttcaaaggtTCTTTCCAACCCAGACTGTTCTATAATTCTACCTACTTCACCAATCACTGATGCCATCCTTCCAATCATCCCCTCTATCCTTCAGCTTTGACtcaggttttttatttaatgtttagACTAATACAGAATCATAGATTGGATGAAAGACACCTTGCTGACTGTAAGAAATGAAGGAGTCACCAAAGAAGGTGTTTGGAGGCACAATTTTAtgtgtcaaaggaaaaaaaaaaagaattgtttaaGAACTATTCCGGTATGCAAGACAACTCCTAGCCCAACAGAGCACATTTACACACCCACGCAAGGGAAGAAGCATGTTTTCTGTGGGAACAGCTGGCACACCTActgggaagagaagaaacatgaGGATGAAAGACCAAACCAGCTCCGTGCCAGTCAAAGCTGTCACAGGGTGGTAAGCTATAGCAGCTCGGGATCTCCACCTGAAGAGCCACAATGAGACAAGAGACCCTAGCCCCTACTTTGCTAGCAGAAAACCACCAAATCAGCTGagtgaggaaggaaaagacCTGCTTGGTGCCATCCAAAAATAACTGAAgcacttttatttcttcacttaCATTCCCTATAAACACCTGCACCTGTGTTACACCTTAACATGACTTAAGGAGGATTAAAAGTTACAAGGTGTTCCCAGCCCAAGCTAGGACTTAgaactttatatatatatatatatacacacacacacatgcaaaattatatgtatatacatatatatattaaaaatagatttgttGTTTTAATGCTTTGGGGGTGAAcaccagtttttcttttttccggAGGTCTCActtctgggtgctgctgggcaaaTATTCGACCATAGCTTATGGAAGATGTCACTGAAAACAACAGTAGGCTCCTCTACACTTTGGTAAGAATTCTTATGAGAACTTAATACTTGGGCTAAAGAgttgcttctgtgttttgcattgTCTCAGTAAAAATACCTGATAAGCAGTGAGGACTAACCACAGACCTTTCTAAATTTTTGAAGTAATTTCCTGGTTTACTTCTTGTTTCAAATTTGTACAGAAGATGTCTAAGGGACAACAGTATATAGCAcagttgaaattttttttttgtgttgtcaACATGCAATGGTTAGAAGAAGTTAATAACAAGTAAGAATGCATATGAGAAATATTAACTTAGGACATAAAGCAGAATTTATATAAATGTCCTGTGTAAGAGACATCCTTACTTCAAGAATGTTTGATTGCAAAGGTAAGGTGAACATAAATCTTGCAAATGGCCAGGTGTGATGTTTATTTGAACCAGCAATGCttccagaaaaaatacatgtcCAACAGTAAATGAAGTCTATTTATCTGGACAGCATTAAAAAGCCAgccagcaaacaaacaagcaagcaagcaaacccATGCACAATGTAACAGTCCAGGTGACCACACTCCAGCATCACTCTCCAGGGACTGCCCTAGTAGCTCTCCACCTTTTAGCTCCTTGTCCACTGATGATTTCTGACAAAACTTTGTATGCCTCCGGGATCTCATTACTCCTGATAGTCTTGTGCTTCTGCTGTGTgatttactttaaatatttctgctacAGTTTCCCCCTCTTGTGAGAGATAATTGTTCTCGTAGATGCTCTTggaagttggtttttttcagaatgagaaATGCAGATAGAGAGTCAGGCTGTTCTTTTCAGCCACTGTAGGTTTCAGAATTGGCAGAGATATGGACTGCTTTCGCAACATCTAAGCAGCAACTTGCAGATGAGACATTCTGATGAAACCACCTGAAGTGGTCAGAGGAGGTCCTCAGGGGAGCAATAGCAAAGGGACTGGCAAATATGAACTATGTAAGTTTTTTGATAttgttcctttgttttgttcaaGCGTGACTCAAATCCTACCTTTGAAAATAGGCACTTCTGGTGAGTGATTTTTGTGAGGTCCCTTTtatgaattagaaaaaaaccaattacatatttttcagcctttgttTTAGTTGGTGTCgtatttgctttttcccccagttACACGCCGTTTCCAGAAAGACCTGTCAAAAGGATGTTGTCAGTGTTACAGAGAGGACACAGGAGCTGATGACAGCACTTCCTATGTGCTCAGTCTTACATTGTCTGAGCTGGACATGTCAGGCAACAATGGTCACGACACACACCCTTTGGTCTGCCCCATGTTTCCCTCTCTGCTCATGGAGGGGCATGGAGATAGGGATGGAGACACCAAAGAgcctttcctctgctgccctaGCTGGGGAGTAGCCAGGAGGTGAGGCAGAGAGCTCAGGAGAAAGAACGGAGCGTCCTGTGATTGCCAAATAGAATTCAGACCCCAAAGGGCTTGCTGATATCACAGACAAGGTTATTACACATCTGCCACCTCTATCTTCACGTATAAATTGAACACTAGTGATACTTGTGTATTGCATGGGAATGCCACAAAGGTGAATTTGGTTGTGAGTAAAGGAGGGTCACCAGCAGTGCGTTCATTACCCCAGTGTCACTACAGGTGTATTTACGAAGTGTTCCACACTAAGTCCAGGACCTGGGTGAGGTATACAAACCCCTGCTAATGCACCATTAATGCAAATTAGCTCCAGATTAGTTTATTCATGTATGGTAAGAAAGGCGGTCCAAGAAAACACTTGGTCAGCTCTTTCTGTGACTGAGCTTGGTCAAGTCTATGACTGTCAGAGAGATAATAAGGAGTGGTTTTGTTGTGATCCTGTAGAGGACCAAAAAGGAAAGTACAATCGCTGCTTGCACAAGAACCTTTCTCAGGCCATGATCAAAGTGTTGAGAATTGAATTATAGCCGCACTGTCTCTTTTggtcaatttttattttggaatcaACATTATAGTGTAAAAGGGGGTCTTGAGGGGACCTGGTAATTAGTCGTCTTTTTTGAAAGAGGCAAAGGTGAGAACTAGGATTATTGAGGGTATTGTTTCTACCATCCTCCTCAAATAAATAATCTGAGCTTATTATTATATATGTCAATAATACATTCTGATTTGGATATCACCTGTTATTCCTTGAGGGAAGCATTGACTTTAAATGGAAACTGTCccaaaaagacagcaaaggaaatgtACTTAATATTTAACATACCAGTGGTCAGTATGTATGCGTACTGATAACGTCCCATGTCTAATGCCATAGCTGGCGtctcttttctgtgcttcacGCCTTGTGTACATGGTGTCTATGGAGAACAAAACCAATGTGACAGAGTTCATCGTTCATGGACTGACACAAGATAAGACAGTAGCAAAAGTGTGCTTCTCATTATTCTTAGTCTTCGATGCCACTGTCATTCTTGGAAACCTCATCATTACTATAAAGACAAGCGAACAGCTGAACTCTcccatgtacttcttcctgAGCCACTTGTCTTTTGTAGACATCAGTTACTCTACTGTCACAGCTCCCAAACTCATTGATGACCTTCTTGTTGAGAAGAAGACCATCTCTTTCGTGGGCTGCATAACTCAACTGTTTGCAGGCCATTTCTTTGGGTGCACTGAGATCTTCCTTCGCACAGTGGTGGCCGATGATCTGTGCATTGTTACATGCAGGTGGCCTCATTACACAAATATTGTGAACAAGCATGTCTGTGGCTGGCTGGTGGCAGCTTCTTGGGTGGGAGGCTTTGTACACTTTGTGGTGCAGACCCTGCTGGCCATTCAGCTACCATTTTGTGGGCCCAATGAGACTGACCACTATTTCTGTGATGTTCACCCTTTGCTGAAGCTGGCCTGCACTGGCACCTACATCATTGGTCTCATTGTGGCTGCCAATAGTGGTTTTATCTCCCTGAgctgttttgttgttcttgttgtgtcctgtgctgttatcttggtttCTCTGAGGACACGCTCTTCCGAAGGGACTCTCAAAGCACTCTATACATGCATTTCCCACATCACTGTTGTAGTTCTGTTCTTTGGGCTGTGCATTTTCATCTGTATGCACCCTTCCACCACCTTCTCAGCAGACAAGATGGTCTCTGTGTTCTACACCATCATCATGCCTATGCTCAATCCTTTGATCTACATCCTCCGAAATGAAGAGGTGACAAATGCCATGAAAATGTTGTGGAGCAGAAAAGTGGAGTGAGAAATGAAACAACACAGTGCATGTTTGTAAGAGGATGTGAGCTCAAGAAACCATGGGGATGGAAAGAGAAGTGTTCCGGAGAGACTTTTCAGTAATGTTGCTCTGTTTTTAGCACAGCTGTTCAGAATAGGGCTGACACTAGATTCAAGGTTTTATGTAACTCATCTTTGGAAACTGTCAGTCAAAAGGATGTGAGGTTATTGTCAGCTACCAAACCTGAGCATTGGGGGTGGTATTGTGGCATTTACCTTCAGGCACCTCATAGCTATATCTTGGGTATTTTGTCTAGGCTTCTCCCGGCACTAAGAGAAACAACCAAGTGTTTTGAGAGGCTGTTCTTTCCTACTAGGTCCTAAAAGCTTTGGAGAGTAGCATCTCCTTACATTTCTGCACAAAGGAGTGATGGTGGTACCCAGCTTCTAAGACAAACCTTTCAGTAGGCACAGCATTGGCAGCTTTTATCTAACATATTTTGATGTGCGAACATGAGGTATCTACAACTGAGCAAGCTGCTGAGGGAAGTCATAAGCCTTTAGGCGGACGGGACTCATTTCGTGGTAAATAGGACTGTGAGAGGTTATATTAGGTCTCTGCATGACAGGGAGAGATGGCAGATTGTACTGAAACAccagcaaataaacaaacaccaatatataaatattaaaaatgttttccaggcagAGCATCCTATCAGCTAGAGTGTGAATTTTCAGTCAGATAACCTGCAGCTACTCTGTATCCCATTCAACTCGGAAATGGTGGCCCAAGGTGTCTGCAAAATTGATTGTTGCCTGCTGCTGGAAGCAGTTGTAGTGCTGGTGTTCCCTTTCTGCTTGAGGTAAATGCCTTGTTATGAATGCTACATTGCCATATGCTGAATCCATGAGTTAGCTATTAAAAAACTGGTACTAGCTGC
The Pelecanus crispus isolate bPelCri1 chromosome 6, bPelCri1.pri, whole genome shotgun sequence DNA segment above includes these coding regions:
- the LOC104031696 gene encoding olfactory receptor 4S2-like, with amino-acid sequence MVSMENKTNVTEFIVHGLTQDKTVAKVCFSLFLVFDATVILGNLIITIKTSEQLNSPMYFFLSHLSFVDISYSTVTAPKLIDDLLVEKKTISFVGCITQLFAGHFFGCTEIFLRTVVADDLCIVTCRWPHYTNIVNKHVCGWLVAASWVGGFVHFVVQTLLAIQLPFCGPNETDHYFCDVHPLLKLACTGTYIIGLIVAANSGFISLSCFVVLVVSCAVILVSLRTRSSEGTLKALYTCISHITVVVLFFGLCIFICMHPSTTFSADKMVSVFYTIIMPMLNPLIYILRNEEVTNAMKMLWSRKVE
- the LOC104031697 gene encoding olfactory receptor 4S2 yields the protein MENASSVKEFILLGLSENQGVQKICFVMFLFFYMITVPANLLIVITVISSQRLNSPMYFFLCYLSFVDICYSSATAPKMIADFLVENKTISFVGCIAQLFAVHFFGCTEIFILTVMAYDRCIAICRPLHYTTLMTRHVCGWMVIGSWVGGFMHSVVQTLLTTQLPFCGPNKIDHYFCDVHPLLQLACTDTYAVGIIVVVNSGMITLSCFFILVMSYVFILVSLKSQTSKGWHKALSTCGSHITVVILFFGPCMFIYMRPSSNLLKDKSMAVFYTVIAPMLNPLIYTLRNEEVKSAMRKLWSRKVGSENGKV